DNA from Sphaerodactylus townsendi isolate TG3544 linkage group LG08, MPM_Stown_v2.3, whole genome shotgun sequence:
TGCTTTTTCTTTAACTCTGAAGTACCAAAGCCTCAATCTAGTTCAGTATTAGAAAGGTAGAGGGTACTGCCAATCAGCAGCTAGACTGCTACCTTGAGCTACCTCAAACTCTCTCCACAACCTCTCCCTCCCAAACACAAGAATCTGTTGACAGAAGCTGAGAGCATATATGTTTCAATGCCTATTGGTACCCCAAGCCAGCACACTGGTGTTGACACAAGCCTCAGAGCATACACCTTCCTTGATCACAACTTTAAAGCAAATAAtaaggaaagaaaggaatggtTTTTTACTGTGCTACTTGTAATAGTGAGCTCTGAATGACAGACCCACTAATGGAAAAGGCTCTCAAACCTCAAGTGACACATGGTTTCCATAAAGTGTGATTGGGTTTTCCAGTAATCATACACATTATATGTCCCTGTCAGTTCCTTGTGCTCTTGTTAGTACTTTGAAATTGTCCAAAGGGACTTTTCTATGGGTTCCAAAGTACAATTAGTGAGAACCCCAGGGACAGGATTCTCAGCTGCTGTCTTCAGACTGAGGAACTCCCCTCTCTTTATTTGAAGGTCTACTTATTCTGGAAGGGCCTGAGAATAATTTTATCCTTGACTTTTCAACTTGTTTAATAGCTGTTATTTATAGTGAATTTATTATTGTAGCTTTCATATCTTTTTATATCTTGGAAGCCAATATGGGCATGCTAGGCGTAGAACAGCAGAATATAAATGAGCAAAATAAACACTACAGGTACATACACGCAGGTGAAACTTTAAGTATGAGCAGTCCACTTATGCAAAAACAACTATTGACATTTCTGAGATTATGTGCACTCTTACTGAAATCACGGGTATGTAAATGGCCACATGCAAGCAGATGATCAAGATCCAACCTGGATTAGATCCAGACTGGGCTGTACAAAGCACTGTCCCAAAACATCCAGGTTCTGGCATAAAGTTATGAAATTATAACTGTATGCCACCTGGCCACAGCTTCGTACAGAAATCTAGAGTAGTAAGGACTGATTAGCAACCTTGGCTGATATATCCCTGTTGCATTGCTGACTTATTGAACTAAACCTTATTGAACTAAACCTTGCTTATCAATAATAAACAGCCTTCAGTGTAGAGGTAAACTTCACCTATTAAATCCATATCCAATGTCATATTTACACCATGCTAGCTTGCTGTCTtattagaatcacagagttggaagtggccatacaggccatctaatccaaccccctgcaggatcagcctagacttGAGCATCCTTGACAAGTACATGTTACATACACATTTTCAAATCTTCAGATCAACaacttgcttgtttgcttgtgttTGAACACCCCTTGTTGTTATGATGAACTTGTAACTTACCTTGAGCATCTCAGGTATTAGATACCATAAGCCATTTTAGTTGAAACATCAGAAAGGTGTTGTAGTGTGAACTAATTAAATGAATGATTCTGCTGCCTGAATAACTGTTCTTGATTACAagaccaaggtctgagtctggtcaCAGTGCAAGCATTTCACACAGTCATGAAAAGATGCTCTTTACCATTCAGAAAAtcaagtcagctgtgccttgacagTATTTTGCACACACAAGGTctcactggacttttgttttattttgctacaagagACTAACACACTACTCCTTTGCAATTATAAAAGCTTGGAgagaacacaaaaaatacaaaatattagaCCCTTGGTAAACATTTGACTATTACTTCATTCAGCTCACTGAAAGTCATGATATTAAAGAGATGCTGAGTTAAAATGAAAATGCGTGTTACTCACTTATAATTATTATAAGAATGACTGCACATACTACACCCAGGATGATCATCATCTAAAAAcagaagcaaggaaagaaaatagAGAAGAGTTACTATTGTGTGAATGGTTTGAGAAATTGCTGACTTTCTTCCAGGGTAGACATGTTAGATTTTCCAGAATGCATATACATAGTACTTTTTAAAGGTGCATGTACTTTTTAAAGACCCTTCCACCATTCACCTGTGTACCACATTTATAACCTGTTCTTTCTCAGATCTGGACTACTTTTTGAGTCGCATTTGTTTGTCATTTGGTAATTTTTTGAAAGGCAACCAGGGCCTGGATGGGCTGCAGGATCTGCGTCAAGAGTCTTTCTACTGATCACTCTTTTCTGCTGAAATCATTCTTtgttcaaggagctcaggatggcATATATTGCTTCCACTTCATAACAAGACTGTGAGgtaaatgactggcccaagatcataaAGTGAGTTTCTTGGctaagcagcagcagcttgaatCCAGTCCCCACCAGTCACACACCCTTGTTACATCTCACCCTCACTGGAAATCAAGTAATCCTCCAGCCTTGGCATCCCACTGTTGTTGGGGTTGAAACCTGAAGTGCAGCAGGCAAAAGATATCACTTTGTTGATTACGAAAGAGCAGAATTCTGGTCTTCTACTATTTATACCAGTCCAGGCCAATCCAGAGGCTTAATTCAAACTTCCAAATGCAGGAGTCAATTCTGAACCTACCTTTTCCTTGCCTAAAATGGATTCTGAAACCTGAGCACACCCAGGCAATGGTAGATCACTAGGTGACATCGCGCCCTTGGGCTACGAGATTCCCTGACAGTGACCTATATATGTCAACTTAGACTTTTCACTATAGGTGACTCATTCATAGCAAAATCTTTGTACTTGCATGTCAAATTAAGTTAAGAAACAGGAGTGGATTTTCTTTTACACATAGCAAGTCTTACCTTACAGTTTTTCCACCAGTATTTCCTCTTCAGCTTGGCTGCACTAGTTTCAAATTGTGAGGCACCAGCTTGCAATGCGTCTGCTCGATTGTCAAGCTCTGAAAGTTTCTGGTCTCTTTCTAGTACTTTGTCCACATTGACCCGCATTATATCCACCACCTGCAATTGATGTGCCAAAAAGAGACAGCCTATTTGTTTATATTATCATTTAGACATGAAACAGCgcacaaatggggaaaaaattacgAAGATAATTTGGTATAAAAATTAAGCCTAAGTTTCACATTTATTTGAGCTGAACTCACAGGGCATTTATGCGTGGACTACTTATCCTGCAGCCGATTCTcactttgctttgcagtgtggtttccttgtagttttttgtttaaacaggctACTCTCCTGCAAAGTATCTCCAGGtgagccaagccaccattttgcccacccacatccttgttgtttccatgcaatctccatttggcgaagttgcctgctgccttttgttgttattttgctgcTATCTTTGGTCTGGCTTTACTCTGCTAAAccaaccatgtcaatttcactagaTTCTCCACTTCAGCAATAGACCTTGATCGttcaatctctttttaaaaagcccttctgatcatcttGAAATAGTGGCCAGAACGGTGGAAGAAAGTcagggaagagtgagaaaacccaaggaaGCTAAACaatgatctccttcactttctctgagaagggagagaaaaagtcacacttttgggaaacacagagattctctgatctgacaatGGTGCAAGGGCCAAAGTGGGGAAAACATGTAcctaactgagaatcaaacccaaattgAATGTTTGCTCAAAGCAAAAGAGACCACATTTCTGCAAATGGCCACAGTTTTGTTACCTACCAATATCAGAAAATGCCTGCACATGACAGCAGAGTATTGATTATGTACATGGTTTAGGATGCATTCCTAAGCACTAGTGGTAAATGACTTTTGATGCAAATGAATTCTAAGAAAAGCATGCTAAAGCATGTTTACTTAACAGCATTCTCTCAATGTATATTTAAGTAACAGGACACAACAATTCTGACCATGTATTAAAAACACTGtgaaagtgtttttattttgttgatgtCCCCCCTCTGTGTTGCTTGACACCATTACTTTTTATCTTTCACTACATGATCCAAGCCAATAAAAGATCACATAAATAATAATTGGCCATTaagccaatcagatttggcttCACAGTGACATCACTGAAAGCAAATGGCTTCATTGAGACAGTGTTCTCATTGCAGAGATAATCAGGCTATACGCTCCTTTCTTTCTTGAAAATAATAAAACGTTGATATGACTTATTTATTGAATTAGATTCAAATTTCAACTACTGGTATGACAAGTGAAGTAATCAAACTGAAATGCTCCAGAAATGAACACTGAGGTTATCATAATTGATTCAACTATCAGAGGTTTTTCCAGCTGCAGGTCAAATGTTCTTAGATTATGAAATTCTAAACACTTGTTTTCTGTAATataattcccctgaagaaacagAATTTTTTCAATTGTTGAAGGACCATCTTATTCTCAGTTAATTGAAATTCAACCATGTAATAGAAGAATGTTATAGACAAAGTCATATATTCACAACTGAGTTTGCACGAAGAATTATTGATCACAGCTTTAGAATCTTGCGAAAAGCATCAAGCTGCATAGTTCTCATGACACCTTAATTCGTGTCTAAGCTATAGTTAGGATTCCAGTGAATATTCATACATGGGAACATTTATGCAAAGAAACACTTTTGGGAGACACTGAATGTCTTCCCTACCATATTTTTAGATAATTTGTAGTCACTTTCTGCCCCCACAGTATTTGCTGCTTGATATAGTCGTTCTCCTTATGAAAACCCAATGTAGGAtcccataggccccttccgcacatgcagaatcatgcgctttcaatccgctttcaatgatctttgaagctgtgcggaatagcaaagtccgcttgcaaaccattgtgaaactggattgaaaacgcattattctgcatgtacggaaggggccatagttgatGCAATGATTTTACAGtacatagccaatcagatctggCTGTGTGCTACCATCACAGAGGACCAAGGAGACCATGTTGTTCTTACTGGGAAGAAGGGTATGCGTGTCTCCATTGTTCAGGTACTCTCTGTTTTGTCACCCTGCAGTGCAATGAAACCACAGTGCAGGAAGACAGGGAGTAGTGGCCTGCTTCCCTCAGTAACAGGGATGCATTGCCTCTCTGcacagtgcaaaaaaaagtttttcaggGAGGCAGTTCACAAAACTggcttctttttgtttctgtttatcaTACCATAATTACAAAATCTTGTGTCATGTTAACAATTTTACTGCTGCCTATGCTTTTTTTACATTGGGGTTGTAGGACTTTGTTGCTTTTGTTATACAAGGCTAACAAAATGACAAAACGTTTTGAATGCATAGTCATGGGTTTTTATGATGAAGGTGTTTGGTGCCACCTAAGGGTTGTGTTTCATATGGCATCACATTATAACAGTCTTTCCAGAGGGCCTttggccatttgtgcacttgcTGATGGCATGACTACTTTGCAGTGTGGTTTTCCCACAGCTTGCAGGGGAAGTCTTCTGCTGCAAAACATCTCTGGCCACACtgatccaatctgccattttgtcctCCGGCCACTTTCTTTTCGTTTCCATACAAAATCTCTCTGCCAGCTTTCTTTGTGTGGTGCTAGCTTGGGTCTATCAGTGTCAATTTCATGGGTCTATTACATTATCGATAGAAATGCTGCACggaaattagaaaaagaagagctcTTTCGATCCTGGCAGGAACAGCTGTTGTGTGGGCACACAGGGTGGGGAAAGACGAGGAGGAGCTGGAAACCTGTAAGAAGCATGCTAATTCCCTTCACAAAAAGCCACACTTTGCCTGTTTTGGAAATcacagagcttctctgatctcaggccaaaatgagtgcataatcaATAATCCAACCTGAAGGAATGTGCACTTAATGAGAGGCAGACCACCAGTCCATAAAAGGCCTTTCTTTCCCCtgatattatatatttattgcatGTGATCCTGATGCACTCCCCCATGGCACTGCTTCTATTGCAAGAATATTTCACTTCCCCAACATTCATTGCATGGCCAGTAGAATTTTGTTATGAGGAATGTTTCAATACACTTGGTGAGAAATGCTTTGATGCTGTTTTACTTTGACCTCCTGGGAagccgcagcagaaggtgagCACTATGTCGGCATTGCCAGTTGAGGAGGGAAGAAGactgcttttctccccacccccactcagttTCTTGCCAAGCTTGTAAGAAGAAATCCCATTTCCCCTCACCTTCAtaaatttattttactaatacatttaattttaaatatacaTGTGTGTGGGTATGTGAGGTGCATGCCCTGCCCCTCTCAATGGGTTGAGCTTCTTTGACCTTTGTATTGAGAGAGAAGTGGATGTGCTATCACCTTagtctaggggtggccaacctatgatgctccagatgttcatggactacaattcccatcagcccctgccagcatagaaaattggtcatgttggcagtggctgatgggaattgtagtccatgaacatctggagcaccataggttggccacccctgccttagtccttctcctttctccagcACCTTTCTTCAACCTGGGAGAGAGCTACTAGTGTCTCTTCCCATCCTCTTTTAaatgcagctctgcagggctgcTCCCCCACAAGAAGGAAGTTGCTTGCTGGTAGACGGGTATCACTTCTCCAGCACCTGtcactgggtttttttctctgcctctctccatCCTACGCAGGCTGATGGGTGTAGGGAGCCACTATCCAGCAGGATCCAGTTTCTCCCGCTCTCCTTTCCATTCACTGACCACCTCAGCCATGGGTGAGGCTTTTTGGAATGGGAGGGCAGGGGACCTTGCTTGCATGGCCTTATCCCCCTTATGAGGAGATGGGAAGCCACacaccctccccacctccccaagtcCAGCAGACCTGTGTGCCATTGTAGGTTGGGGCTGCTCCCTGCCTCTGAGCCCCCTTAGGATTGTGTTGCAGGCTATGACTGGGCCCAGATGTCTCACTTGGTCATGGAAGGCGGATGAGACATGGTTGCCACCCTGCAACAACTGCCAGTAATGGATGGGTGCTGCCTGGAAAGGTcaacaacatttatttgttttgtgcaCGTATGCATTGTACATGCATGTTCAGTGAGCAGGAGAAGACCAGGGAAAACTGCTTATTGTGCTCATATGCAAAATGTATAGTGGCTGCCACTCTTTCCCCTTTGTCTCTGATTGAAACCTCAGGCTGGCAAAGCAAAGAGCAACCGTATCATCTTTAAACCTGGTTTCATTTaattcaatggcctccctgtgcagtctgacaaagtaaccttctgaattgtctagaatttcagtgttttcaaataaaatgttatgtccagttttgtttaagatgtgttctgcaactgcagatttttcaggatggttaagccgacagtgtctttcgtgctccttaatacgagtctgaatactgcattttgtggttcttatgtagacctttccacagctgaaggtatgcgatagactcctgcagaagtgagggggtctctcttgtcctttgctgagtgtagtcctttgtcagactgcacagggaggccattgaaattcacaaacaccaagacaacttcaacaggaaagaagagactctgagaattaacaaagcttggctaccagtacttaaaaacaccaaaagcaaaccccaagggcatgttaagttcatgaacaatggactccacccaaacacaggatttgcattcaccaatactgctgctgcttgccggcatgaaaatgtgaattacTCCCATGAcagataagccccacccgcaatacaatactatcaaccatgccacccaacacttactgattggttccccaccctgggacattgacaatatataccccaaacactcccttctctctggacacagtgtgttacagacttctttctgtgatacacctctgaagatgccagccacagatgcaggcgaaacgttaggaacaagatccaccagaccacggccacacagcccggaaaacccatcagaaccagttgaatccggccatgaaaaccttcgacaatacattaaacatgtTAATGTTTGATGCTTGATGGTAAGGGCATGCAATAGGTTAACAGACTGATATTCTTTAGTTATTTGTCCAGGAATAAAGGTTACTCTGCCCAACTGAATGACCAGTTTATGACTTTGTAATCCCAATCATAGTCAAGTCCCTCTGAACTCACCTCATTCACTTGGGCTTGTGTCTGTTGCAGCCTCCGATTGCTAGTCACATTAGATTGGAGAGGGGCTCCTCCAGTGCCAGGCCCAGGGACACCACTGGCACCTTGggaaacaattggcgctgacctagttttaaaaaaatgcagcaactATTACAGACTCTTATTGCATGTGCCTTTCATTATTGCTACAAAAGTGCATATTTATCAAGACATAGCTGCAACAACATAATTTAATAATGCCACATCTCTGGAAGTCTCTATCCACTTCTtccttatccattttacagggtGTGAGAAGTATTGTTGGGAAATTGTTGGAAGGAAAAGGCAATTGTCTGGACTTGAAAAACAACCTATCAACTGAGAAAGTCCTCAACACTCTCAAATTCCCCTTTCCCTGGCAATACTATAGCTTGGCTTTCAGGACCTTCTTTACTTCCCCAGACTGACTATTGATCTCTCCCAAGTGTGGCTTCTGGAGTATGGGAGACATCCAGGAGTAGCACGGGAGATGAATTGGAGGTATGTAGAATGAGGGAGGAAGTCAGTAAAAATTGTTAGCAGACATTTTTGTCAGTTTCCACCCCTTTATTAGATTCATTGGCTAGGATGCAAAATATGTAAGCACTGGTTTAGTTGGTATTTTCACTGTGTGACACTCTAGAGGATGGACTGCCCTCTCACATGGCATATCCTCTCCATTTCCTGTCTGAGTTGGTAGTCTAGTCATTCATAGAACCAATTAATCTAGTAGCATTTTATGGTATGTTTATGTTGGGAGGCAGTCAACCTGGTCTCCAGAATGTAATGTAAACATCAACAGAACAAAGTGAACTTCTCTTTATCTACTTTATCCATATatgtttcatttttctccttttttgcctTTGTAACTGGGGCCAAAACCAGGGAATTTGCCCAATTCTGCTTCAACAGGAATTCTCTCTATATTATCCCATTCA
Protein-coding regions in this window:
- the LOC125437983 gene encoding vesicle-associated membrane protein 2-like is translated as MSAPIVSQGASGVPGPGTGGAPLQSNVTSNRRLQQTQAQVNEVVDIMRVNVDKVLERDQKLSELDNRADALQAGASQFETSAAKLKRKYWWKNCKMMIILGVVCAVILIIIIIYFCT